A genomic stretch from Limnohabitans sp. includes:
- a CDS encoding SDR family oxidoreductase: MKQVLVTGGAHRLGAEIVLQFAAAGWRVWCHYQRSADAAKALQSELQAAGGHVECVQADLAQSDQVEQMMAQIAQSHGPLDCLINNASLFEPDEGTAMDLPGARLQLEVNLIAPMLLASLMAQQSAPNAKSGQRSVVHILDQKVFNLNPDYFSYTVSKLALERAVALQAQALAPLRVCGVAPGLMFLSGPQTQENFDRNSRVNLLREPIDPAQVAATCVFLAQNPCITGTTVCVDNGQHLVPLARDVMFLGEPKDPA, encoded by the coding sequence ATGAAACAAGTTCTGGTCACCGGAGGCGCTCACCGCCTGGGCGCAGAGATCGTCCTCCAATTTGCGGCGGCGGGCTGGCGCGTGTGGTGCCACTACCAACGCTCGGCCGATGCGGCCAAGGCACTGCAGTCTGAGCTGCAGGCGGCTGGGGGCCATGTGGAATGCGTGCAAGCCGATCTGGCCCAGAGCGACCAAGTCGAACAGATGATGGCGCAGATCGCGCAAAGTCACGGCCCGCTTGACTGCTTGATCAACAACGCATCGCTGTTCGAGCCCGATGAAGGCACCGCCATGGACTTGCCCGGCGCGCGCCTGCAACTCGAAGTGAATTTGATCGCGCCCATGTTGCTGGCCTCGCTGATGGCGCAGCAATCCGCCCCCAACGCGAAATCCGGCCAGCGCAGCGTGGTCCACATCCTGGACCAGAAGGTGTTCAACCTGAACCCGGACTATTTTTCATACACCGTGTCCAAACTGGCGCTGGAACGTGCCGTCGCCTTGCAGGCCCAAGCCCTGGCCCCCTTGCGTGTGTGCGGCGTGGCCCCGGGCCTGATGTTTTTGAGCGGTCCACAAACCCAAGAGAATTTTGACCGCAACAGCCGCGTGAACTTGCTGCGCGAGCCGATTGACCCGGCGCAGGTGGCGGCGACTTGCGTTTTTCTGGCGCAAAACCCCTGCATCACAGGCACCACGGTGTGCGTCGACAACGGCCAGCACCTGGTGCCTTTGGCGCGCGATGTGATGTTTTTGGGTGAACCGAAAGACCCTGCATGA
- a CDS encoding dihydroneopterin aldolase translates to MSDLMTDLALNCRRLFLRNHTVDVRIGAHDFEKLGPQRIIFNVELFVPYSASTPTQDDLAEVVDYDFIREVIAKRVAQGHIVLQETLCDDLMRELIAHPQVQAVRLSSCKPDVYPDCEAVGVEIFQTKSPT, encoded by the coding sequence ATGAGCGACCTGATGACCGATTTGGCGCTGAACTGCCGCCGCCTGTTTTTACGCAATCACACGGTGGACGTGCGCATCGGCGCGCACGACTTTGAAAAGCTCGGCCCCCAGCGCATCATCTTCAACGTGGAGTTGTTCGTACCCTACAGCGCGTCCACCCCCACTCAAGACGATCTGGCCGAAGTGGTGGACTACGACTTCATCCGCGAGGTGATCGCCAAGCGTGTAGCCCAGGGCCACATCGTGCTGCAAGAGACTTTGTGCGATGACCTGATGCGCGAGCTGATCGCACACCCACAGGTGCAGGCAGTGCGCCTGTCCAGCTGCAAACCCGATGTGTACCCGGACTGCGAAGCGGTTGGGGTGGAAATTTTTCAGACCAAAAGCCCGACATGA
- a CDS encoding dihydroneopterin aldolase, with product MKTPAGQQTLELTGLRFDANLGILEHEKTDPQPIQVDAELNLGTQPLLPSDDDIHSVLDYRKVRKIIIDECTAEHINLLETLIGKVSNRLIQLPGVLGVRVKIAKLEIFEDCEVAIRMETGQW from the coding sequence ATGAAAACCCCTGCTGGCCAACAAACGCTGGAGCTGACCGGTTTGCGCTTTGACGCGAACCTGGGCATCCTGGAACACGAAAAAACCGACCCGCAACCGATACAGGTGGACGCCGAGCTGAACCTGGGCACACAACCCCTGCTGCCCAGCGACGACGACATCCATTCGGTGCTGGACTACCGCAAAGTGCGCAAAATCATCATCGACGAATGCACGGCTGAGCACATCAACCTGCTGGAAACGCTTATCGGCAAAGTCTCGAACCGCCTGATTCAGTTGCCCGGCGTGTTGGGCGTGCGCGTCAAGATTGCCAAACTTGAAATTTTTGAAGACTGCGAAGTGGCCATTCGCATGGAAACCGGACAGTGGTGA
- the ttcA gene encoding tRNA 2-thiocytidine(32) synthetase TtcA: MNTDTAADNAWVQAQAESEAAKAIKIERETHKLEKRLCRQMGQAISDFNLIEAGDRIMVCMSGGKDSYGMLDILLKMMARAPVDFELVAVNLDQKQPGFPEHILPAYLKELGVEFHIETQDTYSIVKDKIPEGKTMCSLCSRLRRGILYRVARELKCNKLALGHHRDDMLQTFFLNMFFGGKLKGMPPKLVSDNGEFMVIRPLAYVAETDLIRWAAHRQFPIIPCTLCGSQENLQRLQVGNMLREWQKKYPGRIENMFAALQNVVPSHLMDAKLHGFKDLKITGIESDDGDKAFDEEEFKEASLPGIQVISM; encoded by the coding sequence ATGAACACAGACACAGCAGCAGACAACGCCTGGGTACAAGCGCAAGCCGAATCAGAGGCTGCCAAAGCCATCAAGATCGAGCGCGAAACCCACAAGCTCGAAAAACGCCTGTGCCGCCAAATGGGTCAAGCGATCAGTGACTTCAACCTGATTGAGGCCGGCGACCGCATCATGGTCTGCATGTCGGGCGGTAAAGACAGCTACGGCATGCTCGACATCCTGCTGAAAATGATGGCCCGCGCGCCGGTCGACTTTGAGCTGGTCGCGGTCAACCTGGACCAAAAGCAGCCAGGTTTCCCGGAGCACATCCTGCCCGCTTACCTCAAAGAGCTGGGCGTGGAATTTCACATCGAGACGCAAGACACGTATTCGATCGTGAAAGACAAGATCCCCGAAGGCAAGACCATGTGCAGCCTGTGCTCGCGCCTGCGCCGGGGCATTTTGTACCGCGTGGCGCGCGAGCTCAAATGCAACAAGCTGGCCCTCGGCCACCACCGCGATGACATGCTGCAGACTTTCTTCTTGAACATGTTCTTTGGCGGCAAGCTCAAGGGCATGCCCCCCAAGCTGGTCAGCGACAACGGCGAATTCATGGTGATCCGCCCACTGGCCTATGTGGCCGAAACCGATTTGATCCGTTGGGCCGCGCACCGACAGTTCCCCATCATTCCGTGCACCCTGTGTGGCAGCCAAGAGAATTTGCAACGCCTGCAGGTGGGCAACATGCTGCGCGAGTGGCAAAAGAAGTACCCCGGCCGCATTGAAAACATGTTTGCAGCTTTGCAAAATGTGGTGCCTTCGCATTTGATGGACGCCAAACTGCACGGTTTCAAGGACCTGAAAATCACGGGCATCGAATCGGATGACGGCGACAAGGCTTTTGACGAAGAAGAGTTCAAGGAAGCGTCCTTGCCGGGCATCCAAGTCATCTCGATGTGA
- a CDS encoding histidine phosphatase family protein, giving the protein MEPTRILAIRHGETAWNVNTRLQGHLDIPLNDAGLRQAEHLARALVEREVVNAIYASDLSRAHATAQAIAQSMDQAVSVHVGLRERHFGSFQGRTYAEVETEFPEHAWHWRKRTPDWTPPEGGESLLALRERIVRTVDELAARHTGQQIVMVAHGGVLDILYRAATRIDLQAPRTWSLTNTAVNRLLWTPAGLSLVGWGDTSHLNAQAQDETSL; this is encoded by the coding sequence ATGGAACCGACCCGCATTTTGGCCATTCGCCACGGCGAAACCGCCTGGAACGTCAACACGCGGCTGCAAGGCCACCTGGACATCCCACTCAACGATGCAGGACTGCGCCAAGCCGAACACCTGGCTCGCGCTCTGGTCGAGCGTGAAGTGGTGAATGCGATTTATGCCAGCGACCTGTCACGGGCGCACGCCACGGCCCAAGCCATTGCCCAGTCCATGGACCAAGCGGTCAGCGTCCACGTGGGTTTGCGCGAACGCCACTTTGGTTCATTTCAGGGGCGCACTTACGCTGAGGTAGAAACCGAATTCCCGGAACACGCCTGGCACTGGCGCAAGCGCACGCCGGACTGGACGCCACCTGAAGGCGGTGAATCGCTGCTGGCTTTGCGCGAGCGCATTGTGCGCACGGTGGACGAATTGGCGGCGCGCCACACAGGCCAGCAAATCGTGATGGTGGCGCACGGCGGGGTGCTAGACATCCTGTACCGGGCGGCCACCCGCATCGATTTACAGGCCCCGCGCACGTGGTCACTGACCAACACCGCGGTCAACCGCTTGTTGTGGACGCCTGCGGGCTTGAGCTTGGTGGGCTGGGGTGACACGTCCCACCTGAATGCACAGGCCCAAGACGAAACGTCTTTATAG
- the htpX gene encoding protease HtpX has product MKRIFLFVMTNLAVVVVLGIVANLLGVNRFLTSNGLDLGALLGFALIMGFGGAIISLLISKPMAKWTSGVKVITQPANADEAWILDTVRKFADKSGIGMPEVGIFPGDPNAFATGAFRDSALVAVSTGLLQNMTHEEIEAVIGHEVAHIANGDMVTMTLIQGVMNTFVVFISRVVGYAVDSFLRKGDTANSGPGIGYFVTTIVMDIILGFAAAMIVAWFSRQREFRADAGAARLMGRKQPMINALARLGSVHTAELPKTMAAMGIAGGIGRLFSTHPPIEQRIEALKNSAL; this is encoded by the coding sequence ATGAAACGCATTTTTCTTTTTGTCATGACCAACTTGGCTGTTGTGGTGGTGCTGGGCATCGTCGCCAACTTGCTGGGCGTCAACCGCTTTTTGACTTCCAACGGCCTGGACCTGGGCGCTTTGCTCGGTTTTGCCCTGATCATGGGCTTTGGCGGCGCCATCATTTCCTTGCTCATCAGCAAGCCCATGGCCAAGTGGACCTCAGGTGTCAAAGTCATCACCCAACCCGCCAACGCCGACGAAGCCTGGATTTTGGACACCGTGCGCAAGTTCGCGGACAAATCCGGCATCGGCATGCCTGAAGTCGGCATCTTCCCGGGAGACCCCAACGCCTTTGCCACCGGCGCGTTCCGCGATTCGGCCCTGGTGGCTGTGTCTACCGGCTTGCTGCAAAACATGACGCACGAGGAAATTGAAGCGGTCATTGGTCACGAAGTGGCCCACATTGCCAACGGCGACATGGTCACCATGACCCTGATCCAGGGTGTCATGAACACCTTCGTGGTGTTCATCTCCCGCGTGGTGGGTTATGCGGTGGACAGCTTCTTGCGCAAGGGTGATACTGCAAATTCCGGTCCTGGCATCGGCTATTTCGTGACCACCATCGTGATGGACATCATCTTGGGCTTTGCCGCTGCCATGATTGTGGCCTGGTTCAGTCGCCAGCGCGAGTTCCGTGCCGACGCCGGTGCCGCCCGGCTGATGGGCCGCAAGCAGCCCATGATCAATGCCCTGGCTCGGTTGGGCAGCGTGCATACCGCCGAGTTGCCCAAGACCATGGCGGCCATGGGCATTGCGGGCGGCATCGGTCGGCTGTTCAGCACACACCCTCCCATCGAGCAGCGCATCGAAGCGCTGAAAAACAGCGCCCTATAA
- a CDS encoding DUF3025 domain-containing protein, giving the protein MASGRRLNPDRLASRCETARSQAVPDIDWSVPWLDDWRAVGEPVARLIASGCPQPQALNQTGLAPVFFVPQADLPESQAYENFIFATRQVPTREGLHDFFNALCWMHFPLSKKQLNQLQAHEIARAGVGQVRGAVRDAATVFDENALLIQPSNALWAALTEHRWLDALVVLRAEWTQTRLWAFGHAALEKAVLPYKSITVHLWRVPRDVPHQQIDVWLSQDLTPEKLARKPFSPLPLLGVPGWWPANADPAFYADAQVFRSRRRHEPAEKPYSRPEIPSRA; this is encoded by the coding sequence ATGGCGTCTGGTCGCCGCTTGAATCCCGACCGGCTCGCAAGCCGCTGTGAGACGGCAAGGTCTCAGGCTGTTCCTGACATCGATTGGTCAGTCCCTTGGCTGGACGACTGGCGTGCCGTGGGTGAACCGGTAGCGCGTCTAATCGCTTCGGGTTGCCCTCAGCCGCAGGCCCTCAACCAGACTGGCTTGGCACCGGTATTTTTTGTGCCGCAAGCTGACTTGCCCGAGAGTCAGGCCTACGAAAACTTCATCTTCGCTACCCGCCAGGTGCCCACCCGAGAAGGCCTGCACGACTTCTTCAATGCCTTGTGCTGGATGCATTTCCCGCTGAGCAAGAAGCAGCTGAATCAATTGCAGGCTCATGAAATCGCACGCGCCGGGGTGGGCCAGGTCCGGGGGGCGGTGCGCGATGCCGCCACCGTGTTCGACGAAAACGCGCTCTTGATACAGCCCTCAAACGCCCTGTGGGCAGCGCTCACGGAGCACCGCTGGCTCGACGCCTTGGTCGTTTTGCGCGCTGAATGGACGCAGACCCGCCTGTGGGCTTTTGGCCATGCGGCGCTTGAAAAAGCCGTGCTGCCCTACAAGTCCATCACAGTGCATTTGTGGCGTGTGCCCAGAGATGTTCCGCACCAGCAGATCGACGTCTGGTTGTCGCAAGACCTGACGCCCGAAAAGCTCGCGCGCAAGCCCTTTAGCCCACTGCCCTTGCTGGGTGTGCCCGGCTGGTGGCCCGCCAATGCGGATCCGGCCTTTTATGCCGATGCACAGGTATTTCGCTCGCGCCGGAGACATGAACCCGCTGAAAAACCTTACAGCAGACCGGAAATCCCGTCACGGGCTTGA